The Gopherus evgoodei ecotype Sinaloan lineage chromosome 8, rGopEvg1_v1.p, whole genome shotgun sequence genome segment GTTCAGGTCAGCACTCCCCCCGGGTCAGTTGAGCCCCCTGGCTTCgctctgtggtggggagaggtaCGTGAAAAGCCTGAACCGTGGCTTCTCACCAGCCGCGAGGGTCGGTCACTAAAAGGTTATTGAGATAAAGTTGTTTTCTTGCCTCTGTTGTGGCCTAgagccagctccccccagccttgGGGAGCTTCgtgctgagggggggttggcgctGTCGTCTGTGAGATTTCAAAGCTCTCTTCTCCTCGTGGGAGTAGCTGAGAGGCCTGGGCGGAGGAGCTGTCTCCTCCATCACAGCTGCTTGGGCTGCTCTGTTTGACGAGTTGCAGAAGTTGCCCCTTTGGGGAGATTTGGGGCTGTTTTCCCTTGTCCCTCTCGCCCCGGCACGCAGCCCAGCCGGTCAGTAGCTCTCGGAGCAGCCAGTGGTGGGAGAGCCAAAGGAGCCTGTTGGCCTCAGGGGTGCCAGGCAGGGCTTCTGTCAGTGCTGATGAGGTGGCTTTAGATGCTTGGCCTGAGGGAATCCTCCCCTCGCCTTTTGAGTGGGGGCTGCCAAAATTCCCCTGCCTTTTGGGCTGTAACACCCCACAGGAAACAAGCGGCCACCGGCTGCCAGTGCCCAGCGCCCTTGTGGCCGTGACCTAGGCCGGCCTGCGAATTTATTTTAAAGCCCCTCTGGGATCATGCTACGGGCAGACCAGCATGTGCCCAgcgagggtgggggcagtgggtgcTTTCAGTGCTCCGGTTCGGCCCCAGCGTGGCTctcagtggctgctgctgggctgcCCTGCCCTCGGCGAGCAGGAGTTCTGTCCGGCGTCCGCGGGGGGCGGTGCTGTGCCACACCGCGGCAAGGCCCCTCTCCGTTCTGACCCCGCCTCTCTTCCAGCTGCGACTCTTCAAGGACGACtgtcagagagagaaggaggagaaggagaaactgaAGAAGCTGCTGAAGCAGCACAAGCAGGTATGGAGGGTGGTGGGTAGAAGCAGCTCTCTCCTCTTGGGGACGGAGTGTTGGCTGGAGCAACGTGGGGGTTTTCTAGGGGCGGGGGATTGGAAAGGGAGCAGCAAGGCCAGGGCTACCCTGGGAGTTTGGTGCCCAGGCTGTAAAAACCCCTGCATGCTGGTGTGCAGCTGTTCAGGAGGCGAAGAAATCAGGACGTGTGCCAGAGTTACCGGTGTGCTCtatgcctcctgcccccagcacagaGGGTGTGTCGAGGTGTGGTCGgtacggggtgggggggaaggcgtCTAGCCATCGCAGCACTGAGGTTACTGTAGGTGATGCTGGGGACTGAACCTGCGCTTGGCTGGTGCTGGGATCAGAGGACATGAAAGGATCTTACAGGCATCTTTGCCTCTGCCTAGGATCTTGTGCCAAGTGCTTGTCAGCCAGAGCCAAGGACCAGGGCTCGTGGTGCACAGATGCAACCATGACAGGCACTTTAGGCTGGCACAGATGGGCAGAAGAGGGCTCTGTATAAGCTGGGCTATCTCGGCTTTGTTCCTGAATCTGCCCATCTGCCTCTTGCAGGTTTCTGGAGAGAGGCTGCACCCAGAGCCGGTCCCAGGGCCTTTTGGCCCTGCCTGCCCCATGTACCAGTTCCAGTATAGCCCTCCAGTGCCCCACCCCGTCTACCGTGGCTACGAGGACTGGCAGCAAATCCGGTACCCACCTTCAGCAATGCCGGGCGACCATCCACCAGTGCAAAACTTTCACCACTTCCCTCCTGTGAGTACCATCGTGGGAAGCCATAAGGCTGGGCCAGGGTGGGACCATCCTGCTCCTTGCACGCACCTCCCAGCCTCTCCTGCAATGTCTGGATGTGTTTCAGGCAAGGTGGTTCCTGTCATACAATCCCCAGGTGGCAGCCTGGCAACCTCCTTCCACCTGACCCCCTGCCAGCTAAGGGCCTCATTCCTTATCCCAGAGGGAGTGCAGCTGTGCACACACAATACGTGTGCAGTCAGCGTGACTGCGTGCACATGTGAGGGACTGCACGCACAAGTGACTGATCCAGACGATTTGCACACACTGCTGGTGGGCTGCACATTGGTGTGTGActtagtggcagagccagggacagcCGTCAGGAGTTTGTGGCTCATGAATCCATGATCCATCTGCTGGACTCCGACCACTGATGAACCAAAATGTCAGTGTCTGTATATCTGACCTCACTGATATTTTCCTCTTCCCCATCTATCTGTCTAGGTGCTTATCTGGCCCCCAGCACTAGAATATCTGAAATCCTCACATTCTTGCATTTATCACTGGGAGGGTCTATTACCCCATtctacagagggaaactgaggcacaaaaagactgtgtgacttgcccaaggtcacacaggaagccctGTGTAcattgaacctggatctctcaAGTCTTGGGAcagggccctaaccactggaaTATCCTTCCTACATCCCCATCTGCCTCCTGCCAAGTGGTTCTGTACGGAATCTGAGATCTGTTTCCTGCCCTCCCTCACGCTGCCTCGTTCTTTGCTCTTCCTTTCAGCCAGAATACACCTGGCGCCCACCTTGTGCTGTGTCTAGGGCCCAGAACTCCCAAGCAGTGGAGGGAATGAAACCACTGCCCAAGGAATCTGGTAAGGAAACGGTGCTCTTGCACGCCAGGGGTTACTTTCCTTCTCCTGAGAGTGGCACTGCGTGAGAACCCCGGACAGCTGCCATTCGTGTTGCAGCTCGGAAGGGCACAGTACTGCAGTGCATTGAGGCAGTGGGCATACATGGTCAAATCCCTTCTGTCACCAGCTTGGCATTGGTTTGTCCACGTCACAGACCTGCTGCACGAGAATCCGGGGGCTGTAGTGGAACAGAACAAGGTGCTTTGGGAGAGCCCAGCCTGGGGAAGCTTGCACGCTACTCCCTTGCCCTCACTGGGCCTCAACTCTGCCACTGCTTAGCCCCAGGAGCATGGAAACACCTGTCTCAAAGCTGAGAGTAAAGTTAACTACAGGCCTGAGATggcccctgacagccccctgaCCCAGCACGTGGGAATAACGTGAGATGCTGCTGTGATCTGTTTAAAAATGGCTCTAAATAGCGTGTGTACCAGGAGAGCGGAGCGATACTTACGCAATGTGGGTGTGCTTTCTGTCTTTCAGAACCTGCAGGGCTTGGGTTACCGAAAAACCAAAGGCCGGTTTAGCTGTGGGCTAATCTCAGAAGAAGAGGGGACGGGAAGTGTGCGTGCCTGAGTGTGTATAGACCCTGCCTCCTGCTAGTTATCCTGTTCACACACTCTGTATATAACAGCAGATCCTTGAcgggctgggagctgctgaagAGAGAACGCCCCATGCCCTGAGGAGCTGCTGAGGAGCAAGTAGCATGGGTGCTTCCTTGGAATCCTGACTGGGAACCCAGCCTATGGGGGTTGTGCAAATGGCCCTGTGTGGTGGTCTTGTTCCTAGCCATGTCGCTTTGGTTTTAATTTGATTCCCAGCCTTGCATTCTGCAGCAACACCTGCTGGGAGCCTCCCGTTCCCTATGTTTCAACAGAGCCTTCCGTGGAGGATTTTGCTGCAGCCTGGTTTTGTATTTTAACATGTATTTGCTGGCTGACCCCAGAGACTTTTTCCCATCAAATAGCTTAGGTGGGAGAGCCGCCCTATACAATCCCATGATGAGCAGAGAGGCCAGCTGAACAGCTGTCTGATACCCTGGATAGATGGGTAGGGGAGAGGGTTTAATTGTGTGTGGTTCTTTTCATAGTTAAAAAGAAGCCAAGCTGAAGCTAAACTGAATCCATTGGTTCATATCATTTACCTGTGAACACTCTCTAGGACTAAAGTGAGCGCTCTGGCTTGGATGGCTTTTAAAGTGTCCTGAGCCCAGGAGCCAAATGTAAATGTCTCTTGTCTCTCTATTGAAACTCGGGCATGTAGCGCTTGCCCCATGTAGATACTGCCCAGCCCTgtgtacatacatatacatacacactcgCTGTCCATAGAAGATGTGGCATCCCTCATAGATTGACCTCACAGTCCAGTCTGAGTGATCAGGGAGCCGCTGGTCTATGGTGTGCAATAACCCTGCCTTTATTGCTCCCAGGGAGCAGGCTGTGAACTCTACCCCTCTTCTCCCACGTCCCCAAAGCAGAGCTAACGAGCCGCCTTTCAGTAATGAGTTACGATTTTAGGGCCCGATTCAGCAAGGTGCTTTAAGCACGTGTCTAAGATCAGGCGTGCCTTGACATCGGTGGGACCTCTCACCTGCTCAAAGACAAGCGTGTGCTGTACCTTGCTGAAGTGGGGACgcaagggagaggaggaaaaccTGATGGAAGCAGCAAACAATAGACACAAGTTCCTTTGTGGGCCCAGGCAGACCTGTTCTACTCCATCCTGTTTTATCCCCCTGCAGTGCGCCCTGGGTTTGCCCGGCTCTGCAGACTCCCCGGGGTAGCTGTTGTGAAGTGCCGGGGTGTGCTGAACAGGAGGCTCTGAGTACTTGCTGTTCAGTACTGGCAGTGGCTTTGAAGGGGTGACGGGTCTtccaaagaaaaaaatgacaatGAAACAAGGTCTGAGGACAGGAAAGGAATGGCCATGTTCCGATTCCTCAATCTCCCTGAAGGGGCTAATGTGTCTGTTCTTATGCAAGCGTATTGTGTGTGCAGTGTATTGTTGTCTGTAATTAATCTGCTGTATGTTAATTACGCAAATGGTAATGTGTGCTTTGGGGGGCTCTTGCCCCTTCTTTCTTGTGGTTGTCACTTCCCCTGGTTCCTCCAATTCCCTGTTAGCTGTGTGGGCTAGTTCTGAGGAACAGTGGGCAGATCTCTGCCGTTTTCTATGCTGTTGAACAATaactggaagggaaggggagaagaggagctTTTCACCCCATCTTCTCTGCAGAGAAAACACCCAACTCATTGTCCCTCACCTTTTCCTCCCCTACTCCATCTTCTCAGGTTTCCTTTCTGGGATGGGAATGGACTCCAGTCCCCTCCAGCTGCTGACAGTCCCTGGAAAGGGACTATCCCCATCCGAGGGAGGTGCTGTGGGTCGACGTAACCCTGGACAATCGTAGGATATAGGAGGGTAAATTCAGGAAGTGAGCAGCACGATGGAGCACCCCCAGCTCTCTAAATCATGTGCGCTTCATCAGCCTTCGTCCCAGCTTTGCGCTGGACTCCTTTTCAGAGTAGTTTGGGTTTTGTATGGTTTGTGCAAAAATGTGCCTGTCCATACTGGTAGATATTTCAATATAATGCCTGCCTGTGTATGCACACCCTCCCCATGATCTCGATTTAAATCTGCTGCATAGACCAGAGGATGTGAACTTAAACCTGGGGGAGCTTGCAGTATGGAGGCCAGCTGATAACTGTCTGTTTGCTGACTCTGCACTGCACATGTTGAAGTCCATGGGGTGCATTCGCCCACTAGCCATTCACTGGGCTGTTGTCCATGATCACATGGTGCCTGTGTCCCCAAGAACCCCTATCTGGCCATCGCTGGCATGTGCCTCAGGGTTTCAGACTGTCAATCTAACAGCTCTGTATTTAGTGAGCTGGCCTCTGTTTGTCTGGTTCATATGAGTGGCCCCATGGGCTTCCTAGGCACTGTTCACATGTGCAAAGCAAGTGGATTTGGCCATGGGGGTGTGAAGACAAGGCTACCAATGTTACCCAGGCTAACAGAAGCGGTTCCTTGTCCGCTTCTAGGGGCTAGTCCATAGGTAGAGACTTGAAtctgcttctgcctctgaacTAATGGACCTGCTCTTTTGGCTCAatctgccctgcctgccccagacCAGAGGGAGAATAACAAAACCCCAGCTCTGGAGGCTGGCTGTACTATTCCTGTGAATACGGCTCAATAGCAAAAGGGACACCTGCCCGGCTTACAGCGCATGAAGCTTGTAACTAGCATACGCATGTGTAAAACGCTCCATGATTTGATCTCCCCTGACATCAGTCTCTCAGCTTGGTGGGTCCCCTCGGGGCCTGCTGGCTTCCTGTGACTGCCCAGTTCTGCGCCCACCGCCCAGTGTCTGGTTTTTTTCAGCGTGGCTCCTAAACCGCCCAGCCTCTCATTCCTTTGCTCTGGTTGCTGCCTGTCCCTTCAGTTTCCCGTTCATGTGTGTTAAATCCCGTTCCTTACAGCTCTGTATCTAGGCCTGGATTCGTGTCAGTCTTGTATGCGAAAAGCCATCCCTGCATCAGATGAAAACTAGTGTAAGAGTGACATCCCCAGAGGGGTCTGACTAGGTTGGGCACTGGGCCCCACCACAAAACATTTAGctctggctctgggctgcctTTCTAGCCAATGGCTCTGTGTTTACTGCGCACAGCAACCCGTGTTGTTATTGCAGCTGAAAAGGGGTGAGGGGGCCTGTTTTTCATACCCCAATCCCCATGGGTTCTCCACAGGGAGAGGACCATTTCCATGGATTAGAGATGTTTCACCATCCATTTTGCTCACACATCTAAGACATGCTAATGTTTCAAACTGATACAAATCCAGCCACTCAGCCTAGGTTTTGAAATGCTCCCTGTGTACCAAATATCCTGGAAAACAAACCCGCTCCATTCCCCCAGGGGACAAACGTCTACCCCAGAGATGCATGTACAAATCTCTGACATGGGTTGGTTGGTTTCTTTGCAGAAAAATTACCGTGAATTGTAATAACGGTTCCTTTGCAATACTCCTTAATAAACTATCTGGAGATTTTCCACCCCAGGCATTGTCCACTGTGAGCTTGCTTTGTTGCCTTGTGTTCTCAGACAGCGGCGATTCCTAGCAAAGGGTTCCTGTCTTCGAGTGAAAACAGAGTGTTAGGCTGGTGCCCTAAGTTGAATTGCTGGCAGTTTTGCTCTTCGTCACAGTGCTTCTTAACTAGCAATTGTGAAGCTTCCCCAGCCAGAAACAACTCCCTCACCCCTGACACACGTATCATCTGCTACTGCAGGGAGCTGATTTTGGGGTGCCCGTCTCCCCACTGTGCATAGGGAATTcagagagggatgggggggtgcTTTTGCATGATCAGATAATGCCTGGAGAGGACAGGGGGGGCTTCCTTTTTTGGGAGCAGAACTTTCCATGTTGCTCTGGGCCTGGCACACCTCCCTCAAGCCTGCTCCTAGCTGTACAGGTGGAGATGGATGAGTAAGGCACGATGTCACACCAGTCCCCATAGCCAGTATCTGTCCCGGGGTGGacacagccccactctgcctaggGACGCCCAAGTGCTTCTGCAGCCTTGGTGCTTCTTGTGATCATCTGTCCAGCAAGTGGCTTAAATTGAAACAGGAGAGGGAGGGATCTCTTCCTGCACCAGCCCACGAGGAGGAGGGGCCAGAGGTTGGGGTGAGTCTGGGACTCTGCCTCAGACTTTCTGtgggaccttgagcaagtcacttagtctctctgtgccccatCTGGGAAATGGGGATAAGAGCTCCTGTACTGAGGGCAAGTCCATTGAAGACTGAGGCGCTCAGCTGGTGTGGGGCATGGGTGGGTTCGGCCCCATGGCTGAGGAAGGGGAGTCCTTTGACACTGTGGTGGGAGGGTTTGTGATCAACAGAAAGAGGCAGGTTGGAGGTCAGGTGCTGTGAGATAGACACACCCTCGCTCCCTCCAAGCTCTCAGCCCAAGCCAGCTGGTCCTGTCACTGTCACAGGTAGGGTGAGGACCCCAGGGCCCTGGGTCCCCTGGCAGTTGCAGCATCTCAAGGGCCCTTGTCTATGAGCTCATCTGGGTAGTGTCTCATGCCTGGGATGacaggagctggtgttggagcccagGACAGGAGGAGATGACTGAGTCAAGAGCTGGGGCCCGGCAGGATCAGGTGCCAGATGGACTTGCTGGCTCATGCTCTTGCATGAAAggaacccccccaaaaaaaactccTTAAAAACCAAGCGCCCCCTTGCCTGGTTGCACAGgtgtttattttgcatttctacaGCTCTACACAAGCTGCGGGCGTGGGAGGAGAAGCTGGGTtcctgggagagagaggagagcgCATCCCTGCACAGGAAACTGCAGAGCAGCTTGAATGCACTGGAAGGGCTGCTCTACACCCATGCAGGCTTGGGACAGGTCCACCCTTTGGGGGGCTTTCAGACCTAACCTTCATGGTGATGCATTCTCCTAGCACCCAGAGCCCATGCCCTGCTCTCACGCACGCCCACGATTACACACTAAGCCACAGCAGCTAGAGAGAACTCGCCCTctagggagctcagggctgcaggaggagagaTTCCAAGGGGTACTTTCCAGGTgtggaaggttttgtggggaggggtgggaccAGGCACATTATCCAAGCCCATCTGTCACCAAGGGCTCTCCTGCCAGGTCTGGGACAAGAGCAGGAGGAGCCCAATTTATGGGGATGGCAAAGGCAAATATACAGCAAGATCAGTTCTAAGAGAGGAGGGCTGGACTGCTAAATAAATAGTGATGAGTGGCTTTCAGCAGGAGTCTGTTCCTGAGGGAGCAGTGGAGAGGGATGGTCTCTGTACTTGCAAAgagtctttcccctcccctgagaTCTCCCCTGTCCATGTTTCTGTAGGAAGTGAAAAGCTTGGCTAATAATGAATCTCTCCAGAACGGAGAGGGTGGCAGTGGAGAAGGGCAGGTTAAGAACAGCAGACAGGTCTGGCTGCAGCGTGAGGAGGTGATGCTACAGGGAGATAGGTGACTGGTGTAAATCCAATGTCATTTTAGGCAACCATTTCCCCAAAACATGTTGCAGGACCGGTCTATAGCAAGTGGGGGTCAGGGCCGGTCTCTACAGAGTAGCACAAGCATGCATGCAAACTAGTCTGTAGAGACTCATGCCTTTCCTAGCAGATTCCACCTGTATGGGTGTCACAGCAGAAGGTATTTTGTATCAAGGGATTCAGTTCTTTGGATGCATTGCATGGAGATTTTTAGCTGTGGATAAAGCATTGAGTCCTACCCCATCCCACCGCTGACATCTCTACATTAGTCTTCTCTGACCAGGGGCTGTCTCCTCTGACCAAAGGCCTGCCGCTTCATGTAATCTATGATGTCATTCTTCACGACGGCCAAGTTTGTCCTGGGGCACCATCTCATCACCGGCCGCCCAGTCGGGCCAACCAAGAACTTCTCGAAGTTCCACTTGATGTCGTGGATCTTCAGGGGCTCCCAGAAAAGCTTTTTGGGGTCACCAAAGCTTTCCACCACGGGAGGGCAGGAGTTCTGCAAGGAGAGCGAAGGACAAGCATCAATGAcactgtgtgctggggaaagctATCCTGCCCCCATCTACTGCTCCCCAAACCTGGGGGCTTGGTCTCCGGACAGGGCGCTTGGAAGCACGCACCTTCAGGAAGGTGTAGAacttctgctcctcctccccgTTCACATCCCCTTTCTGAAAAAGCTGGAAATTCGGGACAAAGCCGCCCCCGGGCCGGACGTATCTGAAATCAAAGAGAGAGAAGTCAGGTTCCAGTTCAaaggaacataagaatagccatactgggtcagaccaaaggtccatccagcccagtatcctgtcttccaacagcagccaatgccaggtgctcccgAGGGAATGAACTTAACAGGTaacaatcaagtgatctctctcctgccatccatctctaccctctgacaaacagaggctggggcaccattccttacccatcctggctaatagccatttatggacttaacctccatgaatgtatttagttctcttttaaaccctgtgatagtcctagccttcacaacctcctcaggcaaggagttccacaggcccaTCTTCACCTAGCATGGAGACAGTGATGAAACTCCTGCTTCTGCCCATACACGCTGCCCGGCTGGCGGAAGCCTGGCCTGGCCTATGTTCTAGACACAGCAGGGTCCTGGTGAGCAACCAGGCTTGTAAACTGTTTTCTAAATGGTTACTGGTCTACGTGCCCAGGCAGGCTGTGGGGGCTGGAACCATTTTTAAATCACTCCCGTGCACTGTTACACTGATGCTGCTGCAGTTGCTGGCGTGATGGGGCGTCAGCCTTGCTTCCCCTACGTcaccagcagcagggaggagccTGGGCCCTGCGGGAGGCAGCCTGCAGGGTCAGCATGCAGTTAGCAGATTGCAGCAACTGCATCTAAAGGCCGGGACCCAGAGCCACCTGCTCAGTGGCTGAGGTCAAGCAGCCTGACCGCGCTGAGCTTGGTTCAACACTAATCTACACACCTGAAGCCCTGTCAGATACCGTGCGGAGCGGCTGGCTGTAATTACCCTGGGGCTTAGCGTGGGTTCAGAGACACAATAGGGAATTAGTGCCACTCTTGTTACTGATCTCCAGTATATCCACTTGACTAGGCACTGCCTGCTTCCACCCTCTTCCAGCCCAGGTGGCAGCCAGGGTGTTTAGAGGAGAGGACCCAGAGCAGCCATGCTGACCCCACCCCCGCAAGGGATCTCAGGCCCCTGtgtcactcaggcctggtccacactacacagttaaatagatttaaacagcgttaaatcgatttaactctgtacccatccacactacaaggcactttaaatcaattttaagggctcttaaaatcgatttctgtactcctccccaacgagaggagtaaccctaaaatcgatattactatatcgatttagcgttagtgtggacggaaatcaaagttattggtctcattcttttactgagctacccagagtgcagcgctccggaaatcgatggtagcctaggaccatggatgcacaccactgaattaatgtgccctagtgtggacgcgtaaaatcgattttataaaaccagttttataaaaccggttttaataatttcgattttatgctgtagtgtagacgggGCCTCAGTATCTACTCACTTCAGCGCGGGGAGGATTTCGGAGTTCTCGCCGGGTTCTTGTTTGCCAAATTGGTTGCTAGGGAAGCCCAGGATGACGAGTCCATGCGGCGCCAGCTCCTTCTGTAGTGCATTCAATTCTGCGCACAAGAAAACCCCACCAGAGGCAGGTTAGTCACAGCAATCGATGGGAGCTGCTGTCCCAGTGGCTGAGTCGCACATGGTGTCACCAAGCAGCCAGCTGGCGTTCGAGATGGCACCCATTTGTGATGGAGACACACTTGGCTGGGAATCTGAAGCAcatgggaggtgggagagggctccagttCTGTGCTTCTCCCAGGACTCTGAGGCCAGGATCAGACCCCAGAGGCAGAAGTCTTGGCATTCTCCTTCAGCAGTAGTGAGCTATACGCCATCACATCAGCTTCCCCTCAGTCTTCCTAGCAGCAGCATGGGTCTCCTGGCACTTGGGCCCCATCTGTGCTTAAATCCCTGCTTGTGCGgtcatctctctctccctgtctccgtTATAACGTTGTGGCAAGGGGGAAATCGCTGGAGCCCAGGCATGCCCTGGCCATCCCTCCTCTGCTCCATCTGCCCCACAACACCCCTGATCTGACCCCTGCACCAGCAGTGGCTTTCCACTCGCTCAGTGAggattcccaccccacccccctcattgCCACGTCCTCTTTCACTTCACAACCTTCCTTTTCTCTTTGGCCTACGCCAaggtcccccacccccagtgttcTGAGGTGTGCAGAGGTGGCTATCCCAGACTCCAGCACaatccccccctccttcctccggGCAGGGGATCTTACCCAGGTACTGCATGGTGAGTCCTCA includes the following:
- the GPX3 gene encoding glutathione peroxidase 3, encoding MGGRLRGSWIFPLFLAGLIQPNQGQEKQKVDCYNSVGETIYRYGAVTIDGQEYISFGKYKGKMILFVNVATYUGLTMQYLELNALQKELAPHGLVILGFPSNQFGKQEPGENSEILPALKYVRPGGGFVPNFQLFQKGDVNGEEEQKFYTFLKNSCPPVVESFGDPKKLFWEPLKIHDIKWNFEKFLVGPTGRPVMRWCPRTNLAVVKNDIIDYMKRQAFGQRRQPLVRED